Part of the Solirubrobacterales bacterium genome is shown below.
CGCTTGATCAGGGTCACGGACTGGATCACCGAGTCGAGGAAGGGCTCGAGCTCCGCGACCAGCCGCTGGTACTCCTTGCGTCCCTCAGGGGTGATCGAGTAGAAGCGGCGCGTCCTCCGGTTCGGATGCTCCCACTGGCCGTCGATCAGGCCGCGCTCCTCCAGGTCTCGCAACAGGGGGTAGATCGTGTTCGGATTGACCGAGATGACGCCGTTGGTGAGTTCCTCGATCGCCTCGATCAAACGGTTGCCGTAGGCGGGCTCCCTGGAGATCAGGTGCAGGACGAGCAGCGGGAACAGGTCGCGCCTGCGGATCTCCCCGCCGAAGACCTCCATCGCGCCGGCGCGGCGCCGGGATGGCGCCCTGGGCTCGACCGGCGCAGCGCGCGCCCTCGCGGCCCGCGCCGCCTCGGCCAGCCTGCGGGCGCCCGGCTCTCCCTCTTCACCCCCACGGGCCATCCCGCGCGACTATAAGGCGAGCGTGTCCGGCCCGCCGTTCGTTGTGTGACGAGGCGCACCGCCGCCGACCCCGCTCGGGTGTAGCCTCTTGTAGAAGCCGACTGGGAGGACGACGAGATGGCAAACATGTCCAGCAGCGACCGGGCTCAGTACGAGCGACCCGAACTGGGCGCTCCGGACCGGACCCTGCGGGTGGGCAACCGGCGTCCCGTGATCATCTTCACGGCCATCGGTCTCGTCATACTCGCCGCCCTGGTCTACGTGACGGCCTGGGGGATCGACGGGTGGCCCCAGGCGCTCGTCTTGGGCGTGATCGTGCTGACCACGATCGGGCTGATCATCGCGGTCAGCCCCAACCGCCGCGGCTGATACCCAGCGACGCGGCTGATACCTAGCGACGCGGCTGATACCTAGACGGCGGCGGGGGCCTCCTCGGCCGCCCGCTCGCTGGCCTCGACTTCCTCACGGGTCGTCTCGGGCTCGGGGTCGGCGATCTGCCGCGGGGCCAGGATCTCGCGGGCGATCACGAGGCGCTGGATCTGCGAGGTGCCCTCATAGAGCTGCATGATCTTCGCGTCCCGCATCAGCTTCTCGACCGGGTACTCCTTGATGAACCCGTAGCCGCCATAGACCTGGACCGCGTCCACGGTGACCTCCATGGCTGTGTCGGCCGCAAACCGCTTCGCGTGCGAGGAGACCAGCGTGTTGCGCTTGCCCTGGTCCATCAGGACCGCCGACTCCCAGACGAGCAACCGCGACGCCTCGATCTTCGTGGCCATGTCGGCGATCATGAATGCCACGGCCTGGTGCATGGCGATCGGGACCCCGAACTGGACGCGCTCCTTGGCGTATCCCGAGGCAAACTCGAACGCGGCCCGGGCGATGCCGACGGCCAGCGCTGAGACGCCCGGCCGGGTGCGGTCGAGGGTCGTCATCGCGAGCTTGAACCCGTGATTCTCCTCGCCGAGCATGTTCTCGGCCGGGACCTCGACCTCGTCGAAGGAGATCGTTGCGGTATTCGAGGCGCGCTGGCCGAGCTTGTCCTCCTTCTTGTCGACGGTGACGCCGTCTGCGTCGCGGTCGACGACGAACGCGGTGATGCCGCGGTGGCCCGCCTCGGGATCGGTCTTGGCGTAGACCGTGTACCAGGAGGCGTGGCTGCCGTTGGTGATGAAGCACTTGGAGCCCGAGATCACGTACTTGTCGCCGCGCTTTACGGCTCGGGTCTTCATGCCGCTGACGTCGGAGCCGGCGTCGGGCTCGGTGAGGCAGAACGAGGCGAGCTTGGGCTCCTCCGTGAGCATGCCCAGGTACTTGCGCTTGGTTTCCTCGGAGGCGCCGATCAAGAGCGGGGCCGATGCGAGGCCGTTGGCCATCAGGCTGGTGCCGATGCCGGAGCACCCCCAGCCCAGCTCCTCCTCGATCAGGCACCCCGAGAGGTAATCGAGGCCCGGGCCTCCGTAGGCCTCCGGGATGTGCACGTTCATGAGGCCCACCTCGAAGGCCTTCTCGACGATCTCCTGGGGCCAGGTGCTGTCGCGGTCGTACTCCCAGGCGACGGGCCGGATCTCCTTCTCGGAGAAGTCGTGGGCCAGCTCTCGCAGGTCCTTCTGCTCGTCGGTCAGCGTGAAGTCAACCAAGGCTCTGGCGCTCCTTTGCGTTCGGGACCAGTCGATCCAGCTAGTTGATTGACTGGTCAGTCAACCAGTCTGAAGGACGAAGAATACCGGAATTGGCGGGCCCTTCCTCCGGTACCCGTCGCGCCGGTTGCGCCAGCGCCCCACCGCTCGTACCCTTGGCGGGTGCTCCCCCTCGGGCTCAGCCTGAGCACCGGCGACGCGATCCTGATCATCGTCTTCACGACGATCCCGATCGCGCTCGGCACCTTCGCGCTCGGGGCCCGGAACGCCCTGCAGCAGATCGGCAGGGGCCCATTCGCGGTGGAGTTCGACAGCGACCTGCGGCAGCCGGTGAGCGAGGGCCCCCGAGCCGGATCCGGAGAGGGTCGCGAGGCCGAGATCCGCCAGATGCTGGAGGCGAAGGCCTACCGGCAGCGCGCCCGCGGCGAGACGGTCCTCGACGTCGAGGCCGAGCTGTCCCGGCTGCTGGCCGATGCGACGCCGGAGACCCCAGGGGCCGACCCCGGGCTCGCCGAGGAGGTGCGCCAGCTCGTGGTGGCCAGCAACGAGCGTCGCGTGCGGCAGGGGAAGGAACCGCTTGACGTGGATCAGGAGGTCGAGCGTCAGCTTCGGGAACTCGAGAACCTCGGTCAGTAGGATCGCGCCATGACGCCGGACACAGACAGCCGCTCGGTCGACCTCGAAGAGATGTTGCTTCGCCCCGGCACGTACTTCAACCCTCAGACCGAGATCGTGGTGATCGTCGACGATTCGACCTCGATCGATCAGGAGATCTTCAACATGGAGGCTTACGAGGGATCTGACTGGGTGCGAATCGCCGACGACGTCCCGGTCGACGAGGACAGCCTCGACGAGACGATCGAGGAGTTCCAGACGCACTATCACGGCGGCACCCCCGGCTCGGTCTCGGAGACCGCCCTCGAGCAGGGCGACGGCACCGATGACGAGGAGGAGGAGGGCGAGGCCCAGGACCCCGGACGGGAGGATTGATGGGTAGCTACTCGGTCGCCAAGCGGGAGGAAGCCATCGATTGGATGGCCGATTTCCCGGGATTCGGCGAGATGCGCTGGTACTCGGACGCCCTCGGCACCGAGCAGGTGTCGTTCAGCTGGCGGACGATGCCGCCCGGGACCGGCGGACGCGGCAGCTATGGCCACCGCCACCCCGGTCAGGAGGAGGTCTTCTTCGTGATCGCCGGCCGGGTCACGTTCAAGATCGACGACGAGATCTTCGAGGCCGGCCCGCAGACCGCGGTGCGGATCGGCGGCGATGCGTACCGCTCGATCCACAACGACAGCGACCAGCACGCGCAACTGCTCCTCTTCTCGACCCGGGACCCGGACGCCCGTACGGAGCAGACCGAGGAATTCTGGCCCTCGAGCTAGCAGGCGACGCTCAGGACAGAACGACGTAGAGCGGGAAGACCCCGTACAGCGCTCCCCAGCCGACGATCGCCGCCAGATTGAACCGCCCCTGAAGCCGTAGCGCCCAGTAGGCGAGCGCCCCGCCCGCGAGCCCGAGGACAGCCGAGACGAGCGCGAAGTCGTCCAGGTCCCAGCCGGTGAACGTCAGGCCGAACGCCACCGGGATCGTGGACTGGAAGACCATCGCGCCGGTGATGTTCCCGAGCGCCAGGCTGTCCTTCCCCTCGCGGACCCAGAAGAAGCTGTTCGCCTTCTCGGGCAGCTCGGTGGCGAGTGGGGCCAGGACGAGCGAGAGGACGAGCGCCTCCACCCCGAGCGATTCTGCCGCCTCGATCACCTCCTGCACGAACATGTGGGCGCCCCCCAACATCGCGCCCAGGCCGACCAGGAGCTGGATCGCGATCGTCCTCCCCGTCGGCTCGAGGCCCGGGTCCCGAGCCAGGGTCAGGGGACGGATCGCCTCGGGGGCCTCGACCTCGCCGCCGGCCCGCAGCGTCGTTCTGACGTAGAGCACGTAGGCGCTCAGGAAGGCGGCCGCGAGCACGATCCGCACCCCCTCGGGCGCGCCCAGCCCGAGCACCGTGGCAAGGCCGAAGAAGCACAGGAAGACGAGCAGGTCTCGCTCGAGCGTCGGGGCGTGAGCGGCGAGTCGCAATCCCTGCGGGCGGCGCCGCCGATAGCCGAGGGCGGCAAGGCCGACGAGCGCCATCGCGATCGTCGCGAGCAGGAACGGCGCCCCGATGATCGCGCCAACCGCGACATCGTGGGCGCCCGACTCTCCTTCGAGCACCGCAACGATGGGGATCAGCGTCTCCGGCATCGCGGTTCCAACCGCGGCCAGCAGGCTTCCCACGGCTCCCTGCCCGAGAGCCAGCCGTTGGCCTGCCCACTCGACGGCGTTGGTGAACAGCAGGGCGCCGGCGAGGATCACCGCGAAGCTCGCCAGCAGGAGGATCGCCGTTCCCATTCGCGCGCGTCTCTAAGCGAACCCGAAGGCGAGAGCGAGGATCACGTACACAGCGAGCAGCTGCACTCCCTCGAACCAGGTCGACTCCCCCTCGTGCGTGACGTAGTTGGCGATCAGCACCGCCAGGATCACCGCGCCCAGCTCGAATCCGTTGAAGACGAGCGCCATCGGCTCCGGGCCGAGGATGAACGAGACGAAGACCAGGATCGGGGCCACGAACAGCGCCACCTGAGCGCTCGAGCCGATCGCGATGTTCACCGCCAGGTTCATCTTGTTCTTGTGCGCGACCAACACCGCGACCCAGTGCTCGGCCGCGTTGCCGACGATCGCGATCACGATCACCCCGATGAAGAACTCGCTCAGCCCCACCGACTCGGATGCTTCCGAGATCGACCCCACGAGCACCTCGGACATCACCCCCACGAAAATCCCCGCCACGGCAAGCATCAGGATCGAGCGGCGCGCGGACCAGCCGAAGGCGGGCTCCTCGCGCGGACCCTCGGGCGGATTGAAGATGTCGCGGTGGGTCCTGAGCGAGAACAAGAGCCCGGCGAGGTAGGTGGCGGCGAGCACTACAGCGACCGCGAAGGAGAGATGCTCGACCGTGGAGCCGTAGTCCACCCGCTCGGCGTTGACGGAGGGCAAGCCCTGGCCCTCGACCAGCTCGAAGATCGCCGGCATGGCCAGCGCCGCCACGGCGAGGAACAGCATCAGCGACTGGACGTTGGCGGCGGTGGCGTTGAAGTGCTGCCGGTCGCGTCCAATCCCCCCGACGAACATCGCCGCTCCGAGCACCAGCAGGATGTTGCCGATGATCGATCCGACGATCGAGGCCTTGACGACCTCCTGAAGGCCCTCGCCAAGCGCGAACAGGGCGATGATCAGCTCGGGAGCATTGCCGAAGGTGACGTTCAGGAGGCCCCCGATCCCGGGGCCGGAGCGCGTCGCGAGCTCCTCGGTGGCGAGGCCCATGAGCGCCGCGGTCGGGATGATCCCCAGCGCCGCGGTGATGAAGATCGCCGTCGCCGAGGCATTCGCAAGGTCCAGCGCGATCGCGACCGCAATGAACGGAACCAGCAGGTACGGCCACCCCTGCGCGGTGAGCAGGAAGCCCAGGCCGCGCGCGTCGCTTGCTCCACCGTTCGCCATCGACCGGAAAGGAGCCTATGTGGTCCAGTGGTCGGCGAAATCCCCGACGGCGAGGCCAAAGCGGCCACTAGACTCCGCCGCGTGAGGACGCGCCGCTTCGGCGACACCGACCTCGAGGCATCGGAGATCGGCTTCGGCACCTGGGCCCTCGGCTCGACCTGGTGGGGCGAGGTGAGCGAGGAGTCGGGCGAGCGCCTGTTGCTCGAGGCGCTCGACCTGGGAGTCACCTTCTTCGAGACCGGCGATGCGTATGGGCAGGGCGCCAACGAGGAGCTCGTCGGCAGGGTTCTCCGCCCGCATCGCGACCGGATCCAGCTCTCGTCCAAGTTTGGATACGTGCTCGACTCCAATCGCAGAGAGCACTCCGAGGGCGAGCGGCCACAGCGCTGGGACGGACCCTTCGTCCGCCAAGCCCTGGAGGCGAGTCTCACGCGGCTGGGCACCGACCATCTCGACCTCTACCAGCTCCACAACCCCCGTCTCGAGGCGATCGATTCGGACGAGTGCTTCGCGACCCTCGACGAGCTGCGGGCCGAGGGCAAGATCGCCCAGTACGGCGTCGCGCTCGGCCCCGCGATCGGCTGGCGCGACGAGGGCCTGCGAGCGATCTCCAGTCGCCGAATCGCCTCCGTGCAGACTGTCTACAACCTGCTCGAGCAGGACCCCGGGCGGGACTTCCTCGAGGCCGCCGTCGACCACGACGTCGGCGTGATCGCGCGGGTCCCGACCTCGTCGGGACTGCTTGACGACAACCTGACCTTGGAGACCACCTTCGGTCCCGGCGACCACCGCCGCCACCGGCCGCGTGAGTGGCTTGTCGAAGGCCTCGAGAAGATCGAGCGGATTCGCTTTCTCTGCGGCCCGGAGACGGGGCGCACCATGGCCCAGGCCGCGCTCCGGTTCATCCTCGCCCAGCCTCAGATGACGGTGGTGATCCCGACCATCACCAACCGGGCCGAGCTACAGGAGTACACCGCCGCGACGGACGTGCCTGAGCTGACCGACGAGGAGCTCAGCCGCGTTGACGAGCTGTACCGCCACAACTTTGGGGTAGACGCTAGACGGCCTGGGCTAGCGACGCAGTCGCGGTAGCTACGTGCGGACCTGCCGGGTCAGGTCGGGGCCTTAGCCCGCCGGAAACGTAGGCCGAAGGCCGAGGCTTCCGGCGGATTGATTCCGGAGGAGGCGGCGGTTTATTACTGGAGCTCCGCCGCGCATTTTTGGACCTCCGCTGAGGTGGTGGCGTCCTGGATGCAGTTCAAGTAGTCCGGGGTCGGGCCGCCACCACCGCCCACTCCGCCGCTCGTCCCACCGGAGGAACCGATCGAGCCGAGGCCGCTGAGCCCGAGTTGGCGAATCAGGCCCGTGATCGGCTGGGCGTCGGACGGCGCGCTGATGGTCTGGGACTCGTTGACGTCGCTCAGCGTGACGGAGAGGTTGATGTCGACCTTGCTCACGGTGGCCGAATCACTGCTGGGCTCGACGACGAGCGCCAGCGAAAGCTTGCGCAGGATGTGATCGTCCTTGCCCGAGTACACGTCGAGGCTCGCCTCCGTGATGGAGTCCTTCACCTGGTCGAGCTGGGCCTGGTCGAGGTTGGGCGCGCTGCCCCCGGGCACCCGCTGGGCGATCTTCGCGAAGTCCGAGGCGATCTGGTCGACATCTGCGTCGCCGTGGATGTGGATCGTGTCGGTCCCCTCGACGTCCTCGTCACCCTCGTTCGAGAGATTGGTCAGCCAGGTCTGGGGATCGACCCCGAGCCGCTCGAAGATCGACGAGGCGTCCTGGCTGCCCCCCTGCGCCTCGCTCTGCCGCACCGACTTCTCGTAGGCATCCTGGAACCGCTGGAAGATCGCCGAGCCGACCTCATAGGCCTGTCCCTGGTACTCGACGAAGGCATTGTCGTTCGTGGTGACCACGCCGCCGTCGAAGTCGAAGCTCTGGCCTTGCCCGGAGGCGCTGATCTGAGCGCTCAGATCGAGCTGCGGAAACGCCGTTGGGTCGTTTGCGTCGGTCTGAAACGGCCCTTGGATCGTCGCCGTCAGGTCGCCCGACTGATCCCCCTCAGCTGAGCCGTCGACGCTGATGTCGAGCTGACCGCT
Proteins encoded:
- the cax gene encoding calcium/proton exchanger, coding for MANGGASDARGLGFLLTAQGWPYLLVPFIAVAIALDLANASATAIFITAALGIIPTAALMGLATEELATRSGPGIGGLLNVTFGNAPELIIALFALGEGLQEVVKASIVGSIIGNILLVLGAAMFVGGIGRDRQHFNATAANVQSLMLFLAVAALAMPAIFELVEGQGLPSVNAERVDYGSTVEHLSFAVAVVLAATYLAGLLFSLRTHRDIFNPPEGPREEPAFGWSARRSILMLAVAGIFVGVMSEVLVGSISEASESVGLSEFFIGVIVIAIVGNAAEHWVAVLVAHKNKMNLAVNIAIGSSAQVALFVAPILVFVSFILGPEPMALVFNGFELGAVILAVLIANYVTHEGESTWFEGVQLLAVYVILALAFGFA
- a CDS encoding cupin domain-containing protein yields the protein MGSYSVAKREEAIDWMADFPGFGEMRWYSDALGTEQVSFSWRTMPPGTGGRGSYGHRHPGQEEVFFVIAGRVTFKIDDEIFEAGPQTAVRIGGDAYRSIHNDSDQHAQLLLFSTRDPDARTEQTEEFWPSS
- a CDS encoding PadR family transcriptional regulator; its protein translation is MARGGEEGEPGARRLAEAARAARARAAPVEPRAPSRRRAGAMEVFGGEIRRRDLFPLLVLHLISREPAYGNRLIEAIEELTNGVISVNPNTIYPLLRDLEERGLIDGQWEHPNRRTRRFYSITPEGRKEYQRLVAELEPFLDSVIQSVTLIKREIYGNATRGGSRR
- a CDS encoding acyl-CoA dehydrogenase family protein, giving the protein MVDFTLTDEQKDLRELAHDFSEKEIRPVAWEYDRDSTWPQEIVEKAFEVGLMNVHIPEAYGGPGLDYLSGCLIEEELGWGCSGIGTSLMANGLASAPLLIGASEETKRKYLGMLTEEPKLASFCLTEPDAGSDVSGMKTRAVKRGDKYVISGSKCFITNGSHASWYTVYAKTDPEAGHRGITAFVVDRDADGVTVDKKEDKLGQRASNTATISFDEVEVPAENMLGEENHGFKLAMTTLDRTRPGVSALAVGIARAAFEFASGYAKERVQFGVPIAMHQAVAFMIADMATKIEASRLLVWESAVLMDQGKRNTLVSSHAKRFAADTAMEVTVDAVQVYGGYGFIKEYPVEKLMRDAKIMQLYEGTSQIQRLVIAREILAPRQIADPEPETTREEVEASERAAEEAPAAV
- a CDS encoding aldo/keto reductase; the encoded protein is MRTRRFGDTDLEASEIGFGTWALGSTWWGEVSEESGERLLLEALDLGVTFFETGDAYGQGANEELVGRVLRPHRDRIQLSSKFGYVLDSNRREHSEGERPQRWDGPFVRQALEASLTRLGTDHLDLYQLHNPRLEAIDSDECFATLDELRAEGKIAQYGVALGPAIGWRDEGLRAISSRRIASVQTVYNLLEQDPGRDFLEAAVDHDVGVIARVPTSSGLLDDNLTLETTFGPGDHRRHRPREWLVEGLEKIERIRFLCGPETGRTMAQAALRFILAQPQMTVVIPTITNRAELQEYTAATDVPELTDEELSRVDELYRHNFGVDARRPGLATQSR